From Streptomyces qinzhouensis, one genomic window encodes:
- a CDS encoding ABC transporter permease — translation MLRTVLRNVFAHRARLSMTTLAVMLGVAFVSGTLVFGDTVAQALRGASAKNLQDVAVSVQAEPQPAPDSAAGPGRTTALTGDLAARIRSVPGVVSVHSVVHGNATLAAANGRPLNADNRWQNLATNYSPDHRKNGRDSRFPLTAGRGPAAPGEIALDRRTAQKAGYDIGDTVRFAVDGPTLTTELVGTVRTDDPRVTAGGTLALFDTGTAQRLFLQKGRFDELAIGSAPGTDNEELTRTIGELLPDRTITATSGARLADEQAKEIAENTKGLTRMLLVFAGIALFVGVFIIANTFTMLIAQRSRETALLRAVGASRRQVVRAVLIEAALLGLASSAVGFVLGIGMATGLGPLLNSGGAGLPDGPLVISTSAWGWSLVVGVGVTVLSAWLPARKAARIAPVEALSTVDQAPSKPGMLPRNVLGGLLGGTGVLALLYISGQRDGFDTNLLIAVSGSVLTLTGVIVLAPLLSRPLVLLLGVFAARPFGAVGRLAKENALRNPRRTAATASALMIGLALITGLNVAGGSTEAALKDAAVRGLTADYKVSYAGSGGIDPALDTRVAGVPGVEATVPVATAGFEVRGEWSTLTGADPRRLGTVYGLKFSSGSLADLGPGRVALSDELADLTGLSKGDTFTGALGFGTGPKKKTLTVAGVYQHTRAVGDAVATMDEVLPHADGGKLDSILVKTASGHSTSGLDQHIRRALGNSPLLQVQNQEQLVKAQAGTVDEMLGMMYGLLGMTVVIGVLGVVNTLAMSVFERTREIGLLRAIGLDHRGVRRMVSLESVVISLFGAILGIGTGIFLAWACGSLTATALPTYETVLPWAGLCLYLLLGLAVGILASIWPAHRATRSNMLRSINGR, via the coding sequence ATGCTCCGTACCGTCCTGCGCAATGTCTTCGCGCACCGGGCCCGACTGAGCATGACCACCCTCGCGGTCATGCTCGGTGTCGCCTTCGTCTCCGGCACGCTCGTCTTCGGCGACACCGTCGCCCAAGCACTGCGCGGCGCGTCCGCGAAGAACCTCCAGGACGTCGCCGTATCCGTACAGGCCGAGCCCCAGCCGGCCCCGGACAGCGCGGCGGGCCCCGGCCGCACCACCGCGCTGACCGGCGATCTGGCCGCCAGGATCCGTTCCGTACCCGGTGTCGTATCGGTGCACTCCGTCGTCCACGGCAACGCCACCCTGGCGGCCGCGAACGGCCGGCCGCTGAACGCCGACAACAGGTGGCAGAACCTGGCGACCAACTACTCACCGGACCACCGGAAGAACGGCCGGGACAGCCGTTTCCCCCTCACTGCCGGACGGGGACCGGCCGCCCCCGGCGAGATCGCCCTGGACCGCCGTACCGCCCAGAAGGCCGGTTACGACATCGGTGACACCGTACGCTTCGCCGTCGACGGCCCCACCCTCACCACGGAGCTGGTCGGCACCGTCCGCACCGACGACCCGCGCGTGACCGCGGGCGGAACCCTCGCGCTCTTCGACACCGGGACCGCACAGCGGCTCTTCCTGCAGAAGGGCCGGTTCGACGAACTGGCCATCGGTTCGGCACCCGGTACCGACAACGAGGAACTCACCCGGACCATCGGCGAACTGCTGCCCGACCGGACGATCACGGCGACCAGCGGCGCCCGGCTCGCGGACGAGCAGGCGAAGGAGATCGCCGAGAACACCAAGGGCCTCACCCGGATGCTCCTGGTCTTCGCCGGAATCGCACTGTTCGTGGGCGTCTTCATCATCGCCAACACCTTCACCATGCTGATCGCCCAGCGAAGCCGCGAGACCGCGCTGCTGCGCGCCGTGGGAGCCTCGCGCCGCCAAGTGGTCCGTGCCGTCCTCATCGAGGCCGCTCTCCTCGGACTCGCCTCCTCGGCGGTCGGATTCGTGCTCGGTATCGGCATGGCGACCGGCCTGGGACCACTACTCAATTCGGGCGGCGCGGGTCTTCCGGACGGCCCCCTGGTGATCTCCACGAGCGCCTGGGGCTGGTCCCTCGTGGTCGGCGTCGGTGTGACGGTGCTGTCCGCCTGGCTGCCGGCCCGCAAGGCCGCACGGATCGCCCCGGTCGAGGCGCTGAGCACCGTCGACCAGGCCCCTTCGAAGCCCGGCATGCTGCCGCGCAATGTCCTCGGGGGGCTGCTCGGAGGTACGGGAGTCCTCGCCCTGCTGTACATCTCGGGGCAGCGCGACGGCTTCGACACCAACCTCCTGATCGCCGTGTCCGGCTCGGTCCTCACGCTGACGGGCGTGATCGTGCTGGCACCGCTGTTGTCCCGGCCGCTCGTCCTGCTCCTCGGCGTGTTCGCCGCCCGGCCCTTCGGCGCCGTCGGCAGGCTGGCCAAGGAGAACGCGCTGCGCAATCCGCGCCGTACCGCCGCCACCGCCTCGGCACTGATGATCGGACTCGCCTTGATCACCGGCCTGAACGTGGCCGGTGGTTCCACGGAGGCCGCGCTCAAGGACGCGGCGGTACGGGGGCTGACCGCCGACTACAAGGTGTCGTACGCCGGGTCCGGTGGCATCGACCCGGCACTCGACACCCGGGTCGCCGGTGTCCCGGGCGTCGAGGCCACCGTGCCCGTCGCCACCGCGGGCTTCGAAGTACGCGGTGAGTGGTCCACGCTGACCGGCGCCGACCCGCGGCGGCTCGGCACCGTGTACGGCCTGAAGTTCAGCAGTGGCTCACTCGCCGACCTCGGGCCCGGCAGGGTCGCGCTCTCCGACGAACTGGCCGACCTGACCGGTCTGTCGAAGGGCGACACCTTCACCGGCGCACTGGGCTTCGGCACCGGCCCGAAGAAGAAGACGCTGACCGTCGCCGGTGTCTACCAGCACACCCGGGCCGTCGGCGACGCCGTGGCCACCATGGACGAAGTCCTTCCGCACGCCGACGGCGGGAAGCTCGACAGCATTCTGGTCAAGACCGCGTCCGGCCACAGCACGAGCGGCCTCGACCAGCACATCCGCCGGGCCCTCGGCAACAGCCCCCTCCTCCAGGTACAGAACCAGGAGCAGTTGGTCAAGGCGCAGGCCGGCACGGTCGACGAGATGCTCGGCATGATGTACGGGCTGCTCGGTATGACCGTCGTCATCGGAGTGCTCGGTGTCGTCAACACCTTGGCCATGTCGGTCTTCGAGCGGACCCGGGAGATCGGGCTGCTGCGCGCGATCGGCCTCGACCACCGGGGTGTCAGGCGGATGGTGAGCCTGGAGTCGGTGGTGATCTCGCTGTTCGGCGCGATCCTGGGCATCGGCACCGGGATATTCCTGGCCTGGGCGTGCGGCAGTCTCACGGCCACCGCGCTCCCGACGTACGAGACGGTGCTGCCCTGGGCCGGGCTCTGCCTCTATCTGCTGCTCGGCCTGGCGGTCGGGATCCTGGCGTCGATCTGGCCGGCCCACCGGGCGACCCGTTCGAACATGCTGCGGTCGATCAACGGCCGATAG
- a CDS encoding Hsp70 family protein, with protein sequence MFEPLIVAAVDFGTHGTGFAWTIIEPKNADPENRVINFCNRWPAQPVACAKNLSALLINQNGDVAAWGFDARKKRLMMRNEELADYQFVSGFKMDIFTDPGATLRGSGSGETVPDAEAYLPDDESMRVNSNRYHPSFNFIVAYLRQVYECAIDQISASGYNEDDIRWCLTVPAIWTDYQKQVMRDAAKNAGFPTEDDRLLLAYEPEAAAHHARVSKVRITRGSTKADLRTPGERFMVVDCGGGTVDITAYENDAKGMMNEIARANGGRLGSNYINQAFQETLLTARFGSHEIVEEMRQQQSVAFLELLDAWERAKLHVTADQDDHVYLTLPAAIDRFIDDATRQRLSRLQNGVSDAIAISPSELRSLFESVVPGILNLIDKQLLEMTVNSGSKQKAPPTVLLVGGFGNSPYLQEAARVHLAGKAEVLIPPDPNVAVLFGAVHFCYEPHTRARRARWTYGVQTSSRFEKGIDPEDLRFTGDLDQELCANRFSVFVNNGDIVPSGREANRRYIPAYATQEALSIPLFVCDSREPRYVTDEGCLEVGKITLNLKKVMRFALEDRGVRVYMKFGETEVGVRAVVEKSGEEVSTTVDFHSDY encoded by the coding sequence ATGTTCGAGCCTTTGATTGTCGCGGCAGTCGATTTTGGAACCCATGGAACCGGTTTCGCCTGGACGATCATCGAACCCAAGAATGCCGACCCGGAAAACCGCGTCATCAACTTCTGCAATCGATGGCCCGCCCAACCTGTCGCCTGCGCAAAGAACCTGTCCGCTCTGCTCATCAATCAGAACGGCGATGTTGCGGCCTGGGGTTTTGATGCCCGCAAGAAACGTCTGATGATGCGGAACGAAGAGCTGGCCGATTACCAATTCGTTTCGGGCTTCAAGATGGACATCTTCACCGACCCGGGCGCCACCCTCAGAGGGTCAGGCAGCGGCGAAACCGTCCCGGATGCCGAGGCCTATCTGCCGGACGACGAGTCGATGAGGGTCAATTCGAATCGGTACCACCCTTCGTTCAATTTCATCGTTGCCTATCTGAGGCAGGTATACGAGTGCGCTATTGATCAAATCTCGGCAAGCGGGTACAACGAAGACGATATCCGTTGGTGCCTCACCGTGCCTGCGATCTGGACCGACTACCAGAAGCAGGTCATGCGTGACGCGGCCAAGAATGCCGGATTCCCGACCGAGGACGACCGCCTCCTGCTCGCCTACGAACCCGAGGCCGCTGCTCATCACGCACGGGTAAGCAAAGTACGTATCACCCGAGGAAGCACGAAAGCCGATCTGCGGACTCCCGGAGAGCGGTTTATGGTGGTCGACTGCGGCGGCGGAACCGTGGATATCACCGCCTACGAGAACGATGCGAAGGGGATGATGAACGAGATCGCCCGGGCGAACGGCGGGCGGCTCGGATCCAACTACATCAACCAGGCGTTCCAGGAGACATTGCTGACCGCTCGCTTCGGAAGCCATGAAATTGTCGAGGAGATGCGGCAACAGCAGTCGGTCGCCTTCCTCGAACTCCTCGACGCCTGGGAACGCGCCAAGCTTCATGTAACCGCGGATCAAGACGACCATGTCTACCTGACGCTGCCGGCGGCGATCGACCGCTTCATCGACGACGCGACCCGCCAGCGCCTCTCGCGCCTGCAGAACGGTGTGTCCGATGCCATCGCCATCTCGCCGAGTGAACTCCGCAGCCTGTTCGAGTCCGTCGTCCCCGGCATCCTCAACCTGATCGACAAGCAACTCCTTGAAATGACCGTGAACAGTGGATCAAAGCAAAAGGCTCCACCAACGGTACTGCTCGTCGGAGGCTTCGGAAATTCCCCCTATCTACAAGAAGCCGCAAGGGTGCATCTGGCCGGCAAGGCGGAAGTTCTGATCCCTCCGGATCCGAATGTCGCGGTCCTCTTCGGAGCTGTTCATTTCTGTTACGAGCCGCACACCCGGGCGCGCCGAGCCAGGTGGACGTATGGGGTGCAGACCTCTTCACGCTTCGAGAAGGGCATCGATCCTGAAGATCTTCGATTCACCGGTGACCTGGATCAGGAGCTCTGCGCAAATCGCTTCAGCGTGTTCGTGAACAACGGCGACATCGTGCCATCGGGTCGCGAAGCGAATCGCAGATACATTCCCGCCTACGCAACGCAAGAGGCCCTCTCCATCCCGCTTTTTGTCTGCGATTCCCGAGAACCTCGATACGTCACGGACGAAGGTTGCCTGGAGGTCGGAAAGATCACCTTGAACCTCAAGAAGGTGATGCGCTTCGCCCTGGAGGATCGAGGCGTTCGTGTCTACATGAAGTTCGGAGAAACCGAGGTCGGGGTGCGCGCCGTCGTAGAGAAGAGCGGAGAAGAAGTATCCACCACCGTTGACTTCCACAGCGACTACTAG
- a CDS encoding ABC transporter ATP-binding protein, whose product MPIQPAASVPARPPVVSAAGATGLTKVYGAGETRVIALDSVSVEFGRARFTAIMGPSGSGKSTLMHCVAGLDSFSAGSARIGDTELSTLNDRQLTRVRRDSVGFVFQAFNLLPTLTALENITLPMAIAGREPDPRWLDLVVAKVGLSGRLGHRPAQLSGGQQQRVAVARALVSRPQIIFADEPTGNLDSRAGAEVLGFLRDSVRDLGQTVVMVTHDPVAASYADRVIFLVDGRITDELITPTAEGVLDLMRHLGH is encoded by the coding sequence ATGCCGATACAGCCGGCCGCGTCCGTGCCCGCCCGTCCACCGGTCGTCTCCGCCGCCGGAGCCACCGGGCTGACCAAGGTGTACGGCGCGGGCGAGACCCGGGTCATCGCCCTGGACTCGGTCTCGGTGGAGTTCGGACGCGCCCGTTTCACGGCCATCATGGGTCCGTCCGGTTCCGGCAAGTCGACGCTGATGCACTGTGTGGCCGGCCTCGACTCGTTCTCCGCGGGCTCCGCGCGCATCGGTGACACCGAGCTGTCCACGCTGAACGACCGGCAGCTCACCCGGGTCCGGCGGGACAGCGTCGGCTTTGTCTTCCAGGCCTTCAACCTGCTGCCCACCCTGACGGCGCTGGAGAACATCACACTGCCGATGGCCATCGCGGGCCGCGAACCGGACCCCCGGTGGCTGGACCTGGTCGTGGCGAAGGTCGGCCTCTCCGGACGGCTGGGCCACCGCCCCGCTCAGCTGTCCGGCGGCCAGCAGCAGCGCGTCGCCGTGGCCCGCGCCCTGGTGTCCAGGCCGCAGATCATCTTCGCGGACGAGCCCACCGGCAACCTGGACTCCCGGGCCGGCGCCGAGGTCCTGGGCTTCCTGCGCGATTCCGTACGGGACCTGGGCCAGACCGTTGTCATGGTCACCCACGACCCGGTGGCCGCCTCGTACGCGGACCGTGTGATCTTCCTCGTCGACGGCCGGATCACGGACGAACTGATCACCCCGACCGCCGAGGGCGTCCTGGACCTGATGCGGCACCTCGGTCACTAG
- a CDS encoding helix-turn-helix domain-containing protein, whose protein sequence is MADDYLVRIGRLIRDARQHRGWTQSQLAEALGTSQSAVNRIERGNQNISLEMIARIGEALDSEIVSLGYAGPMHLRVVGGRRLSGAIDVKTSKNACVALLCGSLLNKGRTVLRRVARIEEVYRLLEVLNSIGVRTRWINEGMDLEIVPPARLDLDAIDAEAARRTRSIIMFLGPLLHRVDSFRLPYAGGCDLGTRTIEPHMIALRRFGLDITATEGLYHARVERPTTSGRPIVLTERGDTVTENALLAAARHDGVTVIRNASSNYMVQDLCFFLEALGVKVEGIGTTTLTVHGVPMIDVDVDYSPSEDPVEAMSLLAAAVVTESELTIRRVPIEFLEIELAVLEEMGLDHDRTSEYTADNGRTRLVDLTVRPSKLEAPIDKIHPMPFPGLNIDNVPFFAAIAASAQGQTLIHDWVYDNRAIYLTDLNRLGGRLQLLDPHRVLVEGPTRWRAAEMMCPPALRPAVVVLLAMMAAEGTSVLRNVYVINRGYEELAERLNSVGAQIEIFRDI, encoded by the coding sequence ATGGCAGACGACTACCTCGTACGCATCGGCAGGCTCATCCGCGACGCCCGGCAGCATCGCGGCTGGACACAGAGCCAGCTCGCCGAGGCGCTCGGCACCAGCCAGAGCGCGGTCAACCGCATCGAGCGCGGCAACCAGAACATCAGCCTTGAGATGATCGCGCGCATCGGAGAAGCGCTCGACAGCGAAATCGTCTCGCTCGGCTATGCCGGACCCATGCATCTGCGAGTCGTCGGAGGCCGCCGGCTCTCCGGCGCCATCGACGTCAAGACGAGCAAGAACGCCTGTGTCGCCCTGCTCTGCGGCTCGCTGCTCAACAAGGGACGTACGGTCCTGCGCCGGGTCGCCCGGATCGAAGAGGTCTACCGGCTGCTGGAGGTCCTCAACTCCATCGGCGTCCGCACCCGGTGGATCAACGAGGGCATGGACCTGGAGATCGTGCCCCCGGCCCGGCTCGACCTGGACGCCATCGACGCGGAGGCCGCCCGCCGCACCCGTTCGATCATCATGTTCCTCGGCCCGCTGCTGCACCGCGTGGACAGCTTCCGGCTGCCGTACGCGGGCGGCTGCGACCTCGGCACCCGGACGATCGAACCCCATATGATCGCGCTGCGCCGCTTCGGCCTCGACATCACCGCGACCGAGGGCCTCTACCATGCCCGGGTCGAGCGCCCGACGACCTCCGGACGGCCGATCGTCCTGACCGAACGCGGCGACACGGTGACCGAGAACGCGCTGCTGGCCGCCGCCCGCCACGACGGCGTCACCGTCATCCGCAACGCCTCGTCCAACTACATGGTCCAGGACCTCTGCTTCTTCCTGGAAGCGCTCGGCGTCAAGGTCGAAGGCATCGGCACCACCACCCTCACCGTCCACGGTGTGCCCATGATCGACGTGGACGTCGACTACTCCCCCTCCGAGGACCCGGTCGAGGCGATGAGCCTGCTGGCCGCCGCGGTGGTCACCGAGTCCGAGCTGACCATCCGCCGGGTACCGATCGAGTTCCTCGAAATCGAGCTGGCGGTCCTGGAGGAGATGGGCCTCGACCACGACCGCACCTCCGAGTACACGGCGGACAACGGCCGCACCCGTCTGGTCGACCTGACGGTCCGCCCCTCCAAACTGGAGGCGCCGATCGACAAGATCCACCCCATGCCGTTCCCCGGCCTGAACATCGACAACGTCCCGTTCTTCGCGGCGATCGCGGCCTCCGCCCAGGGACAGACCCTGATCCACGACTGGGTCTACGACAACCGGGCCATCTACCTCACCGACCTCAACCGCCTCGGCGGCCGACTCCAGTTGCTCGACCCCCACCGCGTCCTGGTCGAGGGCCCCACCCGCTGGCGCGCGGCGGAAATGATGTGCCCGCCCGCGCTGCGCCCGGCGGTGGTGGTCCTGCTGGCGATGATGGCGGCCGAGGGCACCTCCGTACTCCGCAATGTGTATGTCATCAACCGCGGCTACGAAGAGCTGGCGGAGCGCCTGAACTCGGTGGGCGCCCAGATCGAAATCTTCCGCGACATTTGA